One segment of Bacteroidales bacterium DNA contains the following:
- a CDS encoding TlpA disulfide reductase family protein, with translation MGLKFAVSILAILSTLSSFAARVTLYGNAPSYSGTELTFYRVSDWITGTEVKAGSCIVNEKGNFTTDIDLDFTSQIITYIGIYQGYFFAEPGKSYELILPERRDKSPEDQLNPYFEPVEIHLGMANFKSDDLNMLIVMFDDAYIPYYDKHVNTIYTKPDFKQIDKDISQIESAFSTYDNSYFKNYRLYHYGMLKMLANRQRVQSLSDEYFNNHPVLYNNTAYGDLFNQVFEKYFILFSRSDLGKNIYDDINQKGSYHALLHTLSKSGNFSNDTLTEMVILKEIHDEFYGTQFSRNGLLKLLDTLIQVTRIGEHEIIGMNIRHKITRLLAGYEPPPFELQDTRGNLVKLSDFRGKYVYLNFCTCQSYSCLNEFNMLASMHQRIGDKLTIITISTDPQEEVLNQFLQKNKYDWVFLHYDKQPGVIKDYDVRAFPTYFLIGPDGKLIYSPSASPAENFEQKLFDVMKSRGDL, from the coding sequence ATGGGATTAAAATTCGCTGTTTCAATACTCGCGATTCTCAGCACATTATCTTCTTTTGCAGCCAGAGTCACACTTTATGGCAATGCACCGTCATATTCCGGCACAGAGCTTACATTTTACCGTGTCTCCGACTGGATTACCGGTACCGAGGTGAAGGCCGGTTCCTGTATTGTAAATGAAAAAGGGAATTTTACGACCGATATCGATCTGGATTTCACCTCCCAGATCATTACCTATATCGGCATTTACCAGGGATATTTTTTTGCCGAGCCTGGAAAATCATATGAGCTAATACTTCCCGAAAGGCGCGACAAATCGCCCGAAGATCAGCTGAATCCTTATTTCGAACCGGTAGAGATACATCTTGGCATGGCTAATTTCAAAAGTGATGATCTGAACATGCTCATCGTCATGTTTGATGATGCCTACATTCCTTATTATGATAAGCATGTGAACACCATTTATACCAAACCCGACTTCAAACAGATCGATAAAGATATAAGCCAGATTGAATCAGCCTTTTCGACATATGATAATTCATATTTCAAGAACTACAGGCTCTATCACTATGGAATGCTGAAAATGCTGGCTAACCGCCAGAGAGTTCAAAGCCTGTCCGATGAGTATTTCAATAATCACCCGGTTTTGTATAACAACACAGCGTATGGCGATTTATTCAACCAGGTGTTTGAAAAATATTTCATTCTGTTCAGCCGAAGTGATTTGGGTAAGAATATTTATGATGACATCAACCAGAAAGGCAGCTATCATGCTTTACTTCATACCCTTTCAAAATCAGGAAATTTCAGCAACGATACCCTGACAGAAATGGTTATCCTGAAAGAGATTCACGATGAATTTTATGGAACCCAGTTCTCACGCAACGGGTTGCTGAAACTTCTGGATACTCTCATACAGGTGACCCGAATTGGTGAGCATGAGATCATCGGAATGAATATCAGGCATAAAATCACCCGTCTTCTGGCTGGCTACGAGCCTCCGCCTTTTGAGTTACAGGATACACGAGGAAACCTCGTAAAGCTTTCCGATTTCAGGGGGAAATATGTCTACCTTAATTTCTGCACATGCCAGAGCTACAGCTGCCTGAATGAATTCAATATGCTGGCATCCATGCATCAGAGGATTGGGGATAAGCTCACCATCATTACAATCTCAACCGATCCGCAGGAAGAAGTGCTGAACCAGTTTTTACAAAAGAACAAGTACGACTGGGTTTTTCTGCATTACGACAAGCAGCCCGGGGTCATAAAAGACTATGATGTCAGGGCATTTCCAACGTATTTCCTGATAGGACCTGATGGTAAGCTGATTTACTCCCCGTCCGCGTCCCCGGCAGAGAATTTCGAGCAGAAGCTTTTTGATGTAATGAAATCGAGGGGCGATCTATAA
- the coaD gene encoding pantetheine-phosphate adenylyltransferase, whose protein sequence is MYDDKIKIAIFPGSFDPFTIGHESVVRRALDMFDKVIVGIGYNTTKNRFIPIEVTSEGIQKVFEDTGGRVEVKIFKGLTVDLCRKEQSRYILRGLRTAADFEYERAIAQTNKAMYPEIETVFLLTLPEHTHVNSSIIREIIKQGGDVRQFVPKNYVIK, encoded by the coding sequence ATGTACGATGACAAAATAAAGATAGCCATTTTCCCCGGTTCATTTGATCCGTTTACTATAGGACATGAATCGGTTGTCAGGCGTGCTCTCGATATGTTTGATAAGGTGATTGTGGGTATCGGATACAATACGACTAAAAACCGGTTTATACCCATAGAAGTTACTTCGGAAGGAATTCAGAAGGTTTTTGAGGATACAGGCGGGAGAGTGGAAGTTAAAATTTTCAAGGGACTCACTGTCGATCTCTGCCGCAAAGAACAGTCGCGTTACATCCTCAGGGGACTAAGAACGGCTGCCGATTTTGAATATGAGCGTGCCATTGCACAGACAAACAAAGCCATGTACCCCGAAATCGAAACGGTTTTCCTGTTGACCCTTCCGGAGCATACTCATGTAAATTCTTCTATTATCAGGGAAATCATTAAACAGGGCGGCGATGTGCGCCAATTTGTGCCTAAAAACTACGTAATTAAATAG
- a CDS encoding LiaF domain-containing protein has protein sequence MAPGLFWGVLLVLIGLAAIFRVVFDVNLFGILFAFFLIFVGISLLVGKPWMFRGGYHHDEKNTMFEERAVFDQPKDNSEYNVIFGRSVYDFTNVQFPDNEPIRIKINTIFGNSVIKISKNSPVKIKSDAVFAGATMPDGNTVAFGTIQYNTDTFGVALNQLIIDAPVVFGALQVKAE, from the coding sequence ATGGCACCAGGATTATTTTGGGGTGTGTTGCTGGTTCTGATTGGATTGGCAGCTATATTTCGCGTTGTTTTTGACGTGAACCTGTTCGGAATTCTATTTGCGTTCTTCCTTATTTTTGTCGGAATCAGCCTGCTTGTCGGCAAACCCTGGATGTTCAGGGGAGGGTATCATCACGACGAAAAAAATACAATGTTTGAGGAAAGAGCGGTGTTTGATCAGCCAAAAGATAATTCGGAATACAATGTGATCTTTGGCCGGTCGGTTTACGATTTTACCAATGTGCAATTTCCCGACAACGAACCTATCCGTATTAAAATCAACACAATCTTTGGAAATTCAGTTATAAAAATAAGCAAGAACTCTCCTGTAAAAATAAAGTCCGATGCAGTATTTGCCGGAGCAACCATGCCTGACGGCAACACCGTGGCCTTCGGTACTATTCAGTATAACACCGACACTTTCGGAGTAGCTCTTAACCAGCTCATTATTGACGCTCCTGTTGTTTTCGGAGCACTTCAGGTGAAGGCGGAGTGA
- the lon gene encoding endopeptidase La: MSNSHVKKAADLFLLPNEDTDFIPLISEEDEESISMTKVPDTLPILPLRNTVLFPGVIIPITVGREKSMRLVREIYQKNKIIGTVAQKDPNIDDPEPDEMYNVGTMAQLLRILEMPDGSTSVIIQGKRRFEIDEIVSTEPYYVARVSALEDVKPKRKDHEFEAIVGSLKDLSLKMIKLSSNIPPETSFAVKNIESSSFLINFISSNSDIRMHEKQHLLEQNNLKKRATALLQYLSREVQMLELKHDIQTKVKIDMDQQQREYFLHQQMKTIQDELGGNPIEQEIEELKNRAKKKKWSKEMGVSFMKEVDKLNRLNPATGEYSVQLNYLQTLLELPWNEYTKDNFDLKRAQRILDKDHFGLEKVKERIIEHLAVLKLKGDMKSPIICLYGPPGVGKTSLGKSVAKALNRKYIRMSLGGLHDEAEIRGHRKTYIGAMPGRIIQSIRKAKSSNPVFVLDEIDKVGKDFHGDPSSALLEVLDPEQNSAFYDNFIEHEFDLSKVLFIATANTTTTINPALLDRMELINVSGYIIEEKVEIARRHLVPKELSNHGLDPEAVILSKKILEYLVENYSHESGVRELDKTLAKIIRVIARKVAMEEDFNKRLTEKDIEEILGAPKYLKDKYQGNEFAGVVTGLAWTAVGGEILFVETSLSKGKGNLTLTGNLGDVMKESAVIALEYIKSHSDMLDLKPELFENWNVHIHVPEGAIPKDGPSAGVTMATSIASAMTQRKVKENIAMTGEITLRGRVLPVGGIKEKILAAKRAEIKEIILSEDNRKDIREINEIYLKGLKFHYVKNVMEVFQTALLKDQVAKPVIFA; the protein is encoded by the coding sequence ATGAGTAATTCGCACGTAAAGAAGGCCGCAGATTTGTTTTTATTACCCAATGAGGATACTGACTTCATTCCGTTGATTTCGGAAGAGGATGAAGAAAGTATTTCAATGACGAAAGTTCCCGATACGCTTCCCATATTACCTCTTCGCAATACTGTTTTATTCCCGGGGGTTATCATTCCCATTACCGTTGGCCGTGAGAAATCAATGCGGCTTGTCAGGGAAATCTACCAGAAAAATAAAATTATAGGAACAGTGGCTCAGAAGGATCCGAATATTGATGACCCTGAACCGGATGAAATGTATAATGTGGGTACAATGGCCCAGTTGCTGCGCATACTGGAAATGCCTGATGGATCCACATCGGTGATCATACAGGGAAAACGGAGGTTTGAAATTGACGAAATTGTCAGTACAGAGCCTTATTATGTAGCACGCGTTTCAGCCCTCGAAGATGTCAAGCCAAAAAGAAAGGACCATGAATTCGAAGCCATCGTCGGTTCGCTGAAAGACCTTTCGCTCAAAATGATCAAACTTTCAAGCAATATACCCCCTGAAACATCATTTGCTGTTAAGAACATAGAAAGCTCATCTTTCCTGATCAACTTCATCAGTTCGAACAGCGATATCCGCATGCATGAAAAGCAGCACCTGCTTGAACAAAACAATCTTAAAAAACGGGCCACAGCGCTGCTTCAATACCTGTCGAGAGAAGTGCAGATGCTTGAGCTGAAGCATGATATCCAGACCAAGGTTAAGATTGATATGGATCAACAGCAGCGCGAATATTTCCTGCACCAGCAGATGAAAACCATCCAGGATGAACTGGGTGGCAACCCTATTGAACAGGAAATTGAGGAGCTAAAGAACAGGGCTAAGAAAAAGAAATGGAGCAAGGAAATGGGCGTGTCCTTCATGAAAGAAGTAGACAAACTCAACCGGCTTAACCCGGCAACCGGCGAGTACTCCGTACAGCTGAATTATCTGCAGACGCTGCTGGAGTTACCATGGAACGAGTATACAAAAGATAATTTCGATCTGAAAAGAGCCCAGCGCATACTGGACAAGGATCATTTCGGACTTGAAAAGGTTAAGGAGCGGATCATCGAACACCTGGCAGTTCTTAAGCTGAAAGGGGATATGAAATCACCTATCATCTGCCTTTACGGTCCTCCGGGGGTGGGTAAAACATCGCTTGGCAAATCGGTGGCAAAAGCCCTGAACCGCAAATATATCCGTATGTCGCTCGGTGGTTTACACGATGAGGCTGAAATCAGGGGTCATCGCAAAACCTACATTGGTGCCATGCCCGGCCGGATTATCCAGAGCATCAGGAAAGCAAAATCATCAAACCCGGTATTTGTGCTGGATGAGATCGACAAGGTGGGAAAAGATTTTCATGGTGACCCTTCATCAGCGCTTCTTGAAGTACTCGATCCCGAGCAGAACAGCGCGTTCTATGATAATTTCATAGAGCATGAATTCGACCTTTCGAAAGTGCTTTTCATTGCCACGGCAAATACTACCACTACAATCAACCCGGCTTTGCTCGACAGGATGGAGCTTATCAATGTAAGCGGCTATATAATTGAAGAAAAGGTAGAGATAGCACGGCGACACCTGGTGCCCAAAGAACTTAGCAATCATGGACTGGACCCTGAAGCTGTGATCCTGTCGAAAAAGATACTGGAATACCTTGTCGAAAACTACAGCCATGAATCCGGCGTTCGCGAGCTGGATAAGACACTTGCCAAAATTATCAGGGTAATCGCCCGTAAGGTGGCCATGGAAGAAGATTTCAACAAACGGCTTACCGAGAAAGATATAGAGGAAATCCTTGGTGCACCGAAATATCTGAAGGATAAATACCAGGGTAATGAATTTGCCGGCGTGGTTACAGGACTTGCCTGGACAGCGGTAGGCGGAGAAATTCTTTTTGTTGAAACCAGCCTCAGTAAGGGGAAAGGCAACCTGACTCTTACCGGTAACCTGGGCGATGTGATGAAAGAATCGGCCGTCATTGCCCTTGAGTACATCAAGTCGCACAGCGACATGCTCGATCTGAAACCCGAGCTTTTTGAAAACTGGAATGTTCATATTCATGTTCCAGAAGGGGCCATACCCAAAGACGGTCCATCTGCCGGTGTTACAATGGCCACATCCATTGCTTCGGCCATGACTCAGAGAAAGGTTAAAGAAAATATTGCCATGACCGGTGAAATCACCCTTCGTGGCCGTGTTCTGCCTGTAGGCGGAATTAAAGAAAAAATCCTGGCAGCAAAGAGGGCGGAAATTAAAGAAATCATCCTGTCGGAAGACAATCGCAAGGATATCAGGGAAATTAATGAGATTTACCTTAAGGGCCTGAAATTTCATTATGTGAAGAATGTGATGGAAGTATTTCAGACAGCGCTGCTTAAGGACCAGGTAGCTAAACCTGTAATTTTTGCATAA